One region of Chryseobacterium sp. SORGH_AS_0447 genomic DNA includes:
- a CDS encoding porin family protein, whose amino-acid sequence MKKLFLGFALAAGILSFAQEHDASSTLPVRFGIKAGLNMATISSDDARAKAGIYGGVFANIPVASAFSLQPEVLYSGMGAKNKDNSSIRLNLDNISVPVMIQYNILPTLYLEAGPQFSFAISKKIKDDTGSVDATRLYKGFDFGLGLGAGYYFEQGFGFTARYVAGLTNIIENNQSDAVRTNVFQVGVVYKF is encoded by the coding sequence ATGAAAAAACTTTTTTTGGGATTTGCCTTAGCGGCAGGTATATTATCTTTCGCTCAGGAACATGATGCTTCCTCTACCCTGCCTGTTAGATTCGGAATTAAAGCAGGACTAAACATGGCTACCATCAGTTCTGATGATGCAAGAGCTAAGGCAGGAATCTACGGAGGTGTATTTGCCAATATTCCCGTAGCAAGTGCTTTCAGTTTACAGCCGGAAGTATTATATAGCGGAATGGGTGCAAAAAACAAGGACAATTCTAGTATAAGGCTAAATCTTGATAATATTTCAGTTCCTGTAATGATTCAGTATAACATTCTTCCTACATTGTATCTTGAAGCCGGTCCCCAATTCAGCTTTGCGATCAGCAAAAAGATCAAAGATGACACCGGATCTGTGGATGCAACAAGATTATACAAAGGATTTGACTTTGGTCTCGGATTAGGTGCCGGATATTATTTCGAACAGGGATTCGGCTTTACGGCACGGTATGTTGCCGGACTTACCAATATTATAGAAAACAATCAAAGTGATGCTGTAAGAACCAACGTTTTTCAGGTAGGAGTTGTTTATAAATTCTAA
- the purF gene encoding amidophosphoribosyltransferase, protein MKSLDIHKSEYLKQFETQTYGRNLFRTQEEERLDAPNEECGIFGMYSDDDLDTFSLSQFGLFALQHRGQEACGISVLKNGKITNMKDEGLVLDVYKEIPDPETFMGNSAIGHTRYTTAGDKKKYNFQPFFAKNEYDQIILSIAHNGNLTNAKELKAELEAEGVVFRATSDSEVILRLIQKNLDLGLRGAIKATMDKIEGAYSVVGMTRNKFFAFRDFNGIRPLVLGAINENSYVVASESVALDAVGAQYVRDILPGEIIYTNENEPGKLNSYMVDEEKGKQRICSFEYIYFARPDSSLENINVYEIREKSGEKIWHQAPVEADVVIGVPDSGVPAAIGFAKASGIPFRPVLIKNRYIGRSFIVPTQEMRERVVNLKLNPIISEIKDKRVVIIDDSIVRGTTSKRLVKILKDAGVKEIHFRSVSPPIIAPCYLGIDTPSKDDLISANMSTEQLRDYLGVDSLEFLSVENLKEILGSANHCFGCFTEQYPVEKGEEIELFN, encoded by the coding sequence ATGAAAAGTTTAGACATTCATAAAAGTGAATATTTAAAACAATTTGAAACCCAGACCTACGGACGAAATCTTTTCAGAACGCAGGAAGAGGAGAGACTGGATGCCCCGAACGAAGAGTGCGGGATCTTCGGAATGTATTCTGATGATGATCTGGATACGTTTTCCCTTTCGCAGTTCGGGCTTTTTGCTTTACAGCACAGAGGCCAGGAAGCGTGCGGTATTTCTGTTTTAAAGAACGGAAAAATCACCAACATGAAAGATGAAGGGCTGGTTTTGGATGTTTATAAAGAGATCCCGGATCCGGAAACTTTTATGGGAAATTCTGCGATCGGACACACACGTTATACGACAGCAGGAGACAAAAAGAAATATAATTTTCAGCCGTTCTTCGCCAAAAACGAATACGACCAGATTATCCTTTCCATCGCGCATAACGGTAATCTTACCAATGCCAAAGAGCTGAAAGCAGAACTGGAAGCAGAAGGAGTTGTTTTCAGAGCCACTTCGGATTCTGAGGTAATTTTGAGACTGATCCAGAAAAATCTTGATCTTGGCCTTCGTGGAGCGATTAAAGCTACAATGGACAAAATTGAAGGAGCTTATTCCGTCGTGGGAATGACGAGAAATAAATTCTTCGCTTTCAGGGATTTCAACGGAATCCGTCCTTTGGTTCTCGGAGCCATCAATGAAAATTCTTACGTTGTTGCTTCTGAATCCGTAGCTTTGGATGCGGTGGGTGCACAATATGTACGTGATATTTTACCGGGCGAAATCATTTATACCAATGAAAATGAGCCGGGTAAACTTAATTCGTATATGGTGGACGAAGAAAAAGGAAAGCAGAGAATCTGTTCTTTTGAGTACATCTATTTCGCTAGACCCGATTCTTCTCTGGAAAACATCAACGTTTACGAGATCAGGGAAAAATCAGGGGAAAAGATCTGGCATCAGGCTCCGGTAGAAGCAGATGTGGTAATCGGTGTTCCTGATTCAGGAGTTCCGGCTGCTATCGGATTTGCGAAAGCATCAGGCATTCCTTTCCGTCCTGTTTTGATCAAGAACCGGTACATCGGAAGAAGCTTTATTGTTCCTACCCAGGAAATGAGAGAAAGGGTAGTAAACCTGAAACTGAATCCGATTATTTCAGAAATTAAAGATAAAAGAGTAGTCATTATCGATGATTCCATCGTAAGGGGAACAACTTCCAAAAGGCTGGTGAAGATTCTGAAAGATGCGGGTGTAAAAGAAATCCACTTCAGAAGTGTATCTCCTCCGATCATTGCGCCTTGTTATCTTGGAATTGATACACCTTCCAAAGATGATCTTATTTCTGCAAATATGTCTACTGAGCAGCTGAGAGATTACCTGGGAGTAGATTCTCTTGAATTCCTGAGCGTAGAAAACCTGAAGGAAATTTTAGGTTCTGCCAACCACTGCTTCGGATGCTTTACCGAACAATATCCTGTAGAAAAAGGAGAAGAGATTGAATTATTTAATTAA
- the purC gene encoding phosphoribosylaminoimidazolesuccinocarboxamide synthase: protein MEKKEMLYEGKAKQVFATDNPNEVVVRFKDDATAFNAQKRGSVDLKGEMNNAITSLIFEYLNEKGIKTHFIKQLDEREQLVKKVSIIPLEMVVRNYSAGSMAQRLGVEEGIKSPVTIFDICYKKDELGDPLINDHHAVFLGAATYEELDEMYELTSDINEILIDLFDKMNIILVDFKIELGKTADGEIILADEISPDTCRLWDKDTMKKLDKDRFRRDLGEVTEAYVEIHNRLKAVLGK from the coding sequence ATGGAAAAGAAAGAAATGTTGTACGAAGGTAAGGCAAAACAGGTATTTGCTACCGATAATCCTAACGAAGTAGTGGTACGTTTCAAAGACGACGCTACCGCATTTAATGCTCAGAAGAGAGGATCTGTAGATCTTAAAGGAGAAATGAACAATGCCATCACCTCTCTTATTTTTGAATATTTAAATGAAAAAGGGATTAAGACTCATTTCATTAAACAACTGGACGAAAGAGAGCAATTGGTAAAAAAAGTATCGATCATTCCTTTGGAAATGGTGGTAAGAAACTATTCCGCAGGAAGCATGGCTCAGAGATTAGGCGTAGAAGAAGGAATTAAATCTCCGGTTACAATCTTCGATATCTGCTACAAAAAAGATGAGTTGGGAGATCCGTTGATCAACGATCACCACGCTGTATTCTTAGGAGCGGCTACTTATGAGGAGCTTGACGAAATGTATGAATTAACTTCAGACATCAACGAAATCCTGATCGACCTTTTCGATAAGATGAACATCATCCTTGTAGATTTCAAAATCGAACTTGGAAAAACGGCAGACGGCGAGATCATCCTTGCAGACGAAATCTCTCCGGATACGTGCAGACTTTGGGACAAAGACACCATGAAGAAACTGGATAAAGACAGATTCAGAAGAGATCTTGGTGAAGTTACCGAAGCTTATGTGGAAATCCACAACCGATTGAAAGCTGTTCTTGGCAAGTAA
- a CDS encoding DUF3307 domain-containing protein produces the protein MIFIQLIFAHLLGDFILQPDSWVAEKESRKLKSGYLYIHALIHTVLSFIFLWNTELWWIALTVGVSHLIIDAAKLSFQTVKNKRNWFFIDQALHVLVIAGISFYLNEFNFEFLKNKELLKIVAGAVFLTMPASVFIRILLSSWTPVPETAGNIQTESLSSAGKYIGILERLLVFTFIIVNHWEGVGFMVAAKSVFRFSDLAQAKQRKLTEYVLIGTLLSFGMAVLTGILIK, from the coding sequence ATGATTTTTATTCAACTCATATTCGCACATTTATTGGGAGATTTTATTCTTCAGCCGGATTCATGGGTTGCAGAGAAAGAGAGCAGAAAGCTGAAAAGCGGCTATTTGTATATTCACGCGCTGATTCATACTGTTTTAAGCTTTATTTTCTTATGGAATACAGAGCTTTGGTGGATCGCATTAACTGTTGGGGTTTCACATCTGATCATTGATGCTGCCAAACTGAGTTTTCAGACGGTTAAAAATAAAAGAAACTGGTTTTTCATCGATCAGGCACTGCATGTCCTGGTGATTGCCGGAATTTCTTTTTATCTGAACGAATTTAATTTTGAATTTTTAAAAAATAAAGAACTCCTGAAAATAGTCGCAGGTGCTGTGTTTCTAACGATGCCGGCTTCGGTTTTCATCAGGATCTTATTATCATCCTGGACGCCTGTTCCGGAAACGGCAGGTAATATACAGACCGAATCTTTATCGAGTGCCGGAAAATATATAGGGATTCTTGAGCGTTTATTGGTTTTCACATTTATTATAGTAAACCATTGGGAAGGGGTAGGTTTCATGGTGGCGGCAAAATCTGTATTCAGGTTCAGCGACCTGGCACAGGCAAAACAAAGGAAATTAACAGAATACGTGCTGATCGGGACTTTACTGAGTTTCGGAATGGCGGTTCTAACGGGAATTTTAATTAAGTAA
- a CDS encoding SatD family protein — MIAVITGDIINSQHAETEVWITRLKNLLDNWGSAPETWEIYRGDEFQFKCNIDDVFWRFLAIKSLIRSQENLDVRMAIGIGEENFSSGKITESNGTAYVHSGRLLNDLKNDGHTVSIKTSNGSVDRDLNILLKWSSKDFDSWTVATAEIIHEMIMNKDITQEDLAKKFAISQSSVSQRLKRANYELIVETNQYFRKKISEL, encoded by the coding sequence ATGATAGCGGTCATTACCGGAGATATTATAAATTCACAACACGCGGAAACAGAGGTTTGGATTACCAGACTTAAAAATCTTCTCGACAATTGGGGGAGCGCTCCCGAAACATGGGAAATCTACAGGGGAGATGAGTTTCAGTTTAAATGTAATATCGATGACGTGTTCTGGCGGTTCTTAGCTATAAAATCATTAATCAGAAGTCAGGAAAATTTAGATGTGCGCATGGCCATCGGTATCGGCGAAGAAAATTTTTCGTCCGGAAAAATTACCGAGTCCAACGGAACGGCGTACGTGCATTCCGGAAGATTGCTGAACGATCTGAAGAATGACGGGCACACCGTTTCCATCAAAACTTCCAACGGTTCTGTAGACCGTGATCTGAATATTCTGCTGAAATGGTCTTCCAAAGATTTCGACAGCTGGACGGTAGCTACGGCCGAGATTATCCATGAAATGATCATGAATAAAGACATCACGCAGGAAGATCTTGCGAAAAAATTTGCGATCTCACAATCGTCGGTAAGCCAGCGGCTGAAACGGGCAAATTATGAACTGATTGTGGAAACCAACCAGTATTTCAGAAAAAAAATCTCCGAACTCTAA
- a CDS encoding endonuclease — MKKILLPVILISSCLAAQAPAGYYNGTAGLTGYALKSKLHNIISTKNINWNYGDLQNFYNQTDLDKYYDHTATNTTYLLDIYSEIPSGPDAYEYTSAQMIGSASGEGLGWNREHMMPQSTFYSNYPMYSDLFYVVPTDAYINQRRSNYPYGIVGSTIYYTFTNSSRIGNCAIPGVSYTGRVYEPINEFKGDVARSLLYFAVRYEGKLGTFNFNNNTNPVSDTNPLDGTEERSYDPAYINMLLQWHQQDPVSQKEIDRNNSVYAIQNNRNPFIDNPSWVNAIWSQVPDAVAPQAPVNLSATQNSAYFTSLSWTASTSTDVIGYKIYQNGTLIGSTKNTTFVADHLTPSTAYTFTVKAYDNGYLLSPDSNTVSSTTLASDTYAKDIMVTKYLEGTSNNKGLEITNKTGHPVNLSDYRLSIQLPSGSNYYYPDPYELEGMIQNNESVVVLNPAANFSCYTTGQATFVTAAPQMTYTGSQYLELRYKSSTVDAIGVPSTNNSSTLGNVSLYRKAAVNQPVATFNINEWDSYPSNYCQNLGTLAALETINTRENEFKIYPNPAFDNIFVNGKTENIKSAQIVDYSGKLIYSEENPFRNKKNIPVQTLPAGSYLLKLDGKTYPFIKK; from the coding sequence ATGAAAAAAATTCTCCTTCCTGTCATTTTAATTTCGTCCTGTCTTGCAGCGCAGGCTCCGGCAGGTTACTATAACGGAACGGCCGGTCTTACAGGATACGCTCTGAAATCAAAGCTCCACAATATTATTTCAACAAAGAATATTAACTGGAATTACGGTGACCTGCAGAATTTTTATAACCAGACTGATCTGGATAAATATTATGATCACACCGCTACAAATACAACGTATTTACTGGATATTTATTCTGAAATCCCTTCGGGTCCGGATGCATACGAATACACATCTGCGCAGATGATCGGCAGTGCTTCAGGAGAAGGGCTTGGCTGGAACCGCGAGCACATGATGCCGCAAAGTACGTTTTACAGCAATTACCCGATGTATTCCGATCTTTTTTATGTAGTGCCTACCGATGCTTACATCAATCAGCGGAGAAGCAATTATCCTTATGGAATTGTTGGCTCTACGATTTATTATACGTTTACCAATTCTTCCAGGATTGGGAACTGTGCAATCCCGGGAGTGTCTTACACCGGCAGGGTGTACGAACCAATCAATGAATTCAAAGGGGATGTAGCCAGAAGCCTCCTGTATTTTGCAGTGCGGTACGAAGGAAAATTAGGAACCTTTAATTTTAATAATAATACGAACCCGGTGTCCGACACCAATCCGCTGGACGGAACGGAAGAACGGTCGTACGATCCGGCTTACATCAACATGCTGCTTCAGTGGCACCAGCAGGATCCGGTTTCTCAAAAGGAAATCGACAGGAATAATTCGGTGTACGCTATACAGAACAACAGAAATCCTTTTATCGACAATCCTTCCTGGGTAAATGCAATCTGGAGCCAGGTGCCTGATGCTGTTGCACCACAGGCTCCCGTGAATCTGTCAGCCACCCAGAACAGCGCTTATTTCACCTCACTGAGCTGGACTGCAAGTACGAGTACCGATGTGATCGGCTATAAAATTTACCAGAACGGAACATTGATCGGATCGACAAAAAATACAACATTTGTCGCTGATCACTTAACACCTTCCACAGCGTATACTTTTACGGTTAAAGCTTATGATAACGGTTATCTTCTTTCGCCGGACAGCAATACGGTTTCTAGCACGACATTAGCTTCCGATACGTATGCTAAAGATATCATGGTTACAAAATATCTGGAAGGAACATCAAATAACAAAGGGCTGGAAATTACCAATAAAACCGGCCATCCTGTAAATCTGAGCGATTACCGGTTATCCATTCAGCTGCCGAGCGGAAGCAATTACTATTATCCGGATCCTTATGAGCTGGAAGGAATGATACAGAATAACGAAAGCGTAGTGGTCCTGAATCCGGCGGCAAATTTTTCGTGTTATACTACCGGCCAGGCAACCTTCGTAACGGCAGCTCCGCAAATGACGTACACCGGAAGCCAGTACCTGGAATTAAGATACAAATCTTCAACAGTTGATGCCATCGGAGTTCCCAGTACCAATAACTCTTCTACATTAGGGAATGTTTCCTTATACAGAAAAGCCGCTGTGAATCAGCCTGTGGCCACCTTCAACATCAACGAGTGGGATTCTTATCCGAGCAATTACTGCCAGAACCTGGGAACATTGGCTGCTCTAGAAACCATTAATACTAGGGAAAATGAGTTTAAGATTTATCCGAATCCTGCATTTGATAACATCTTCGTAAACGGTAAAACGGAGAATATAAAATCCGCACAGATTGTAGATTATTCCGGAAAGCTGATCTATTCGGAGGAGAATCCTTTTAGAAATAAGAAAAATATTCCTGTTCAGACATTACCTGCAGGTTCATATTTATTGAAACTGGATGGAAAAACATATCCGTTTATCAAAAAATAA
- a CDS encoding acyl-CoA dehydrogenase family protein: MNTETIDNIKMIAETAREFAEKNIRPNIMEWDESQTFPKDLFHELGEMGFMGIVIPEQYGGSGLGYHEYVTILDEISQVDPSIGLSVAAHNSLCTNHIYEFGNEEQRHKWLPQLASGKVIGAWGLTEHNTGSDSGGMSTTAVRDGDEWIINGAKNFITHAISGDIAVVMTRTGEKGAKNNSTAFVLEKGMPGFSSGKKENKLGMRASETAELIFDNVRVPDSYRLGEVGEGFKQAMKILDGGRISIAALSLGTARGAYKAALKYAKERHQFGKSISEFQAINFMLADMATEIDAAELLIQRAATLKNAKQKMTREGAMAKLYASEACVRIANNAVQIFGGYGYTKDFPAEKYYRDSKLCTIGEGTSEIQRLVIGRDITK, from the coding sequence ATGAATACAGAGACTATTGACAATATCAAAATGATAGCGGAAACGGCAAGGGAGTTTGCTGAAAAGAATATCAGGCCCAATATTATGGAGTGGGACGAGAGTCAGACGTTCCCTAAGGATTTGTTTCATGAGCTGGGAGAAATGGGTTTCATGGGAATCGTAATCCCTGAACAGTATGGCGGTTCCGGTCTCGGGTATCATGAATATGTAACGATCCTGGATGAGATCTCTCAGGTAGATCCTTCAATCGGACTTTCTGTGGCGGCACACAATTCACTTTGCACCAATCATATCTATGAATTCGGAAACGAAGAACAGAGACATAAATGGCTTCCTCAATTGGCTTCAGGAAAAGTAATCGGAGCCTGGGGACTTACAGAGCACAATACAGGTTCGGATTCCGGAGGAATGTCTACAACAGCCGTAAGAGATGGCGACGAATGGATCATCAACGGTGCCAAAAACTTTATCACGCATGCCATTTCAGGAGATATTGCTGTTGTAATGACAAGAACAGGTGAAAAAGGCGCTAAAAATAATTCAACAGCGTTTGTGCTGGAAAAAGGAATGCCGGGATTCAGTTCAGGTAAAAAAGAAAACAAACTGGGAATGAGGGCTTCCGAAACGGCAGAACTTATTTTCGATAACGTACGTGTACCGGATTCCTACCGTTTGGGAGAAGTTGGCGAAGGTTTCAAACAGGCCATGAAAATTCTTGACGGTGGAAGAATCTCCATTGCGGCATTGAGTTTAGGAACTGCAAGAGGTGCTTACAAAGCAGCTTTGAAATATGCCAAGGAAAGACATCAATTCGGAAAATCCATTTCTGAATTCCAGGCCATCAACTTTATGCTGGCGGATATGGCGACGGAGATCGATGCTGCCGAGTTGCTGATCCAGAGAGCCGCAACCCTGAAAAACGCCAAGCAGAAAATGACCAGAGAAGGAGCTATGGCAAAATTATATGCTTCCGAAGCCTGCGTAAGAATTGCCAACAATGCTGTTCAGATTTTCGGGGGGTATGGCTACACTAAAGATTTTCCTGCTGAAAAATACTACAGGGATTCCAAACTTTGCACCATCGGTGAAGGAACTTCTGAAATCCAGAGACTGGTTATCGGAAGGGATATTACAAAGTAA